Proteins encoded by one window of Cannabis sativa cultivar Pink pepper isolate KNU-18-1 chromosome 4, ASM2916894v1, whole genome shotgun sequence:
- the LOC115713528 gene encoding G-type lectin S-receptor-like serine/threonine-protein kinase LECRK2 encodes MWSIITSGDRSGTGNGFAVGIWIVNQTDQTTIVWTANRDDPPVSSMATLELTTEGLSLRDNKTMIESKVNGAEDSNITSAALLDSGSFVLYSNDSIIWDSFDYPTDTILGGQNLSYSDNTQLVSSVSTTNHSSGKFSLLLKYDGNTNLALYLVSTSDTYWIPTSPGRIYDRLSLNFEGSLFLTGSSTYEDMVFANGSSSSSSSTSLAQGNRGKNGSVIYRATVDDDGVFRLYSHHSYSVSHNNVFTSKVQVEWSAFKDKCRVKGVCGLNSYCSVQEKKVDCYCYPGFAFINPMLRSTGCYRKFTRDGCKTRKDDGEPASSMINSYNVTPIENMLWDDSDSYSDLLMEKKACSYSCLADCDCWAALHTEGHCRKCKLPLKYGRLDQSMPATAFLKMVSLFISGEFIVITSS; translated from the exons ATGTGGTCAATTATAACTAGTGGGGACAGGAGTGGAACAG GTAATGGCTTCGCTGTTGGGATATGGATTGTTAATCAAACCGATCAAACCACCATTGTTTGGACTGCGAATCGTGACGACCCACCTGTCTCCTCAATGGCCACTCTGGAGTTAACAACAGAAGGTTTGTCTCTCAGAGATAATAAGACCATGATCGAATCAAAAGTCAATGGTGCTGAAGACAGCAACATTACTTCAGCTGCTTTACTTGACTCGGGAAGTTTTGTTCTTTACTCCAATGATTCTATCATTTGGGACAGCTTTGATTATCCAACTGACACCATTTTAGGTGGTCAGAACCTCTCCTATTCAGACAATACTCAATTAGTATCTAGCGTTTCTACAACAAATCATTCAAGTGGAAAATTTAGCCTCCTTTTGAAGTACGATGGCAATACAAACCTTGCTTTGTACCTTGTAAGCACCTCAGATACCTATTGGATTCCTACAAGCCCTGGACGTATCTATGATAGATTGTCTCTCAATTTTGAAGGTTCTCTCTTTCTGACTGGTTCATCTACCTACGAAGATATGGTTTTTGCAAAtgggtcttcttcttcttcttcttctacttcTTTAGCACAAGGAAACAGAGGAAAAAATGGTAGTGTTATCTACAGAGCAACGGTAGATGACGATGGAGTTTTTAGACTGTACTCTCATCACAGTTATAGCGTATCACATAATAACGTTTTTACGTCAAAAGTTCAGGTTGAATGGTCAGCTTTCAAGGACAAATGCCGAGTTAAAGGTGTCTGTGGTTTGAACAGCTACTGTAGTGTacaagagaagaaggtggacTGTTATTGTTACCCTGGATTCGCTTTCATCAACCCTATGCTAAGATCCACTGGCTGCTACCGGAAATTCACCAGAGATGgctgtaaaacaagaaaagatgATGGAGAACCGGCTTCGTCCATGATTAATTCCTACAATGTTACTCCTATTGAGAATATGTTGTGGGATGATTCTGATTCATACTCTGACTTATTAATGGAGAAAAAGGCTTGCAGCTACTCTTGCCTGGCCGACTGTGACTGTTGGGCAGCGTTACATACAGAGGGTCATTGCCGAAAATGTAAGCTGCCACTTAAGTATGGTAGATTGGATCAATCTATGCCAGCCACAGCTTTCTTGAAGATG GTTTCCTTGTTTATAAGCGGAGAGTTCATAGTTATAACAAGCTCTTAa
- the LOC115712371 gene encoding G-type lectin S-receptor-like serine/threonine-protein kinase LECRK3 — protein MASFSIVFMLLSASAISLHLLASADDKIILEGASLVPIATTSRDHSFWSSSSGYFSFGFYSYGKGYAIGIWLVGAEKNTTVWTSNRDSRPILTSSSPKVVLDNGKLVLTRAHEPETHVANSSFLTVFSASMLDNGNFVLYNKNNKTIWQSFDYPTDTILQGQFLATGARLYSNSNNTNHGTGTFHLDMQGDGNLVLYGRKDGDRPQDAYWATNTAQSRLPVINYTLYLNETGLLAVLNRNYGIISSLNDDGTSYEITERNGTIFRATLDADGIFRLYSHRREEETENLKESMVWSSIDNPCQVRGTCGLNSYCTTVDAESKSLCIPGTDYADSIKGSTPYCLRKYPLRECRDGGKENTTSYNIKEMENMYWSDNPYAAVKMYPDQCRKSCLEDCYCGVALYYRSNGLCTKHQLPLKYVRRDFSQSTTAFFKFGDTITIDSNNTLEKTPKSRNQGVTKNNMVQIIVLVLGFTIFSLAALAIFGIYAFKIRDLRYKRLMDIGNLSVVGDQLTLRVFSYNDLKRATNGFKEELGKGSFGAVYKGALNRGRKLVAVKRLEKLVEEGESEFLSEMRAIGRANHKNIVRLLGYCAEGSKRLLVYEYMSYGSLANLLFKKESKRLDWEERVRIAIDVARGILYLHEECKTPIIYCDIKPQNILMDDFWTAKISDFGLAKLLMPDQTRTMTRVRGTRGYLAPEWQKNIPISVKTDVYSYGIVLLEIICCRNNLEVNVEDPDEIVLANWVYKCFVSMELDKLVIGEEVDKKTLENMVKVGLWCIQDDPALRPSMKSVMLMLEGITEISVPPCPTYSLTFM, from the coding sequence TGGATTTTATAGTTATGGCAAAGGCTATGCCATTGGAATCTGGTTAGTCGGAGCTGAGAAGAACACCACTGTTTGGACATCAAATCGGGATAGTCGACCGATACTCACCTCCAGTAGCCCAAAAGTAGTCCTTGACAATGGCAAGCTTGTCTTGACTAGAGCACATGAACCAGAAACTCATGTTGCCAATTCCAGTTTCCTTACAGTGTTCTCTGCATCCATGCTCGATAATGGGAACTTTGTTctgtataataaaaataacaagacCATTTGGCAGAGTTTCGATTACCCAACTGATACGATCCTGCAGGGTCAGTTTTTGGCTACTGGTGCTAGACTTTACTCGAACTCGAACAATACTAATCACGGAACAGGAACATTTCATCTTGATATGCAAGGAGATGGAAACCTTGTCTTGTATGGAAGGAAAGACGGGGATCGGCCTCAAGATGCATATTGGGCCACCAATACTGCCCAATCAAGACTACCAGTCATCAACTATACTCTTTATCTTAACGAAACTGGTCTTCTAGCCGTATTGAACCGTAATTATGGGATAATTTCTTCATTGAATGACGATGGCACTTCATATGAAATTACTGAAAGAAATGGTACCATATTCAGGGCAACTCTTGACGCAGATGGTATCTTTCGGTTGTATTCGCACAGGCGTGAGGAAGAGACAGAGAATCTCAAAGAATCAATGGTGTGGTCATCAATTGACAATCCTTGTCAAGTGCGGGGTACTTGTGGCTTAAATAGCTATTGCACAACAGTTGACGCAGAATCAAAGTCTCTTTGTATTCCCGGAACTGATTATGCTGATTCTATTAAAGGCAGCACTCCGTACTGCTTGAGAAAATATCCATTGAGGGAGTGCAGAGATGGTGGGAAAGAGAATACTACTTCTTATAATATCAAAGAGATGGAGAATATGTATTGGAGTGATAATCCATATGCCGCAGTTAAAATGTATCCAGACCAATGTAGAAAATCTTGTTTGGAAGACTGCTACTGTGGCGTGGCACTGTATTACAGGAGTAACGGACTCTGTACGAAGCATCAGCTTCCCTTGAAATATGTAAGAAGAGATTTTTCACAGTCAACAACAGCTTTCTTCAAGTTTGGGGATACTATTACTATCGATTCCAACAACACATTAGAAAAGACGCCAAAGTCGAGGAATCAAGGAGTGACCAAAAACAATATGGTGCAAATTATTGTCTTAGTTCTGGGCTTCACTATATTTTCTTTGGCTGCACTTGCAATTTTCGGCATATATGCTTTTAAAATTCGTGACCTGAGGTACAAAAGGTTAATGGATATTGGAAATCTAAGCGTTGTTGGTGATCAACTTACTTTGAGAGTCTTTTCATACAATGATCTCAAAAGAGCAACGAATGGGTTCAAAGAAGAATTAGGAAAAGGATCATTCGGAGCTGTTTACAAAGGCGCCTTAAACAGAGGCCGAAAACTTGTTGCAGTGAAAAGACTTGAGAAGTTGGTAGAAGAAGGTGAAAGCGAGTTCCTTTCCGAGATGCGGGCTATTGGAAGAGCTAATCACAAGAACATAGTTCGTTTGTTGGGATATTGTGCTGAAGGATCGAAAAGGCTTCTTGTTTATGAGTACATGAGCTATGGTTCCCTAGCAAATCTTCTTTTCAAGAAGGAATCCAAACGCTTGGATTGGGAGGAGAGGGTAAGAATTGCGATTGATGTTGCTAGAGGTATTCTTTATCTTCATGAAGAGTGTAAGACACCAATCATCTATTGTGATATAAAGCCTCAAAACATTTTGATGGATGATTTTTGGACGGCTAAGATTTCAGATTTCGGGCTAGCAAAGCTGCTAATGCCAGACCAAACAAGAACTATGACAAGGGTAAGGGGTACAAGAGGGTACTTGGCCCCTGAATGGCAAAAGAACATTCCGATCTCTGTTAAAACAGATGTTTATAGCTATGGGATTGTTCTCCTTGAAATTATATGTTGCAGGAACAATTTGGAAGTTAATGTGGAAGACCCTGATGAGATTGTTCTAGCCAATTGGGTTTACAAGTGCTTTGTGTCTATGGAGCTGGATAAGCTTGTTATTGGTGAAGAAGTAGATAAGAAGACATTGGAGAACATGGTGAAAGTTGGTTTATGGTGCATTCAAGATGATCCAGCTCTTCGTCCTTCAATGAAAAGTGTGATGTTGATGTTAGAAGGAATTACTGAAATTTCTGTTCCTCCATGCCCAACTTATTCCCTAACTTTTATGTGA